In the genome of Streptomyces sp. NBC_00190, one region contains:
- a CDS encoding lipase maturation factor family protein — translation MEWFTGDTYWLGRLVFQRGLAALYFVAFLSSAHQFRALIGERGLLPVPRFVAAVPLRHSPSIFHLHYSDRFFAIVAWTGTALSAALVAGAADLVPLWASMLLWALVWALYLSIVNVGQTWYAFMWESLLLEAGFLAIFLGNARTAPPVLVLWMLRWLLFRLEFGAGLIKLRGDPCWRDLTCLCYHHETQPMPGPLSWFFHHLPRPLHRVETAANHLAQLGAPLALFAPQPVASVAACVIVVTQLWLVASGNFAWLNWLALLLALTAIDGGRAAEVLPLPGPAAQAAPPAWYEGVVLAVAVVVVVLSYWPVRNLLSRHQVMNASFNPLHLVNTYGAFGSVGRVRHEVVIEGTDEYEITDDTVWKEYRFKGKPGDARRLPPQVAPYHLRLDWLMWFAAISPAYAAPWFGAFIGKLLDNDPATLRLLRGNPFPTSPPACIRARLYRYAFTDRHELRSSRMWWHRTLAGEFLPAVTKAR, via the coding sequence GTGGAGTGGTTCACCGGCGACACGTACTGGCTGGGCAGGCTGGTCTTCCAGCGTGGTCTCGCAGCCCTGTACTTCGTCGCCTTCCTGAGTTCCGCCCATCAGTTCCGGGCGCTCATCGGTGAGCGAGGGCTGCTCCCGGTGCCGCGTTTCGTGGCGGCCGTGCCCCTGCGCCACTCGCCCAGCATCTTCCACCTTCATTACTCCGACCGGTTCTTCGCGATCGTCGCGTGGACGGGTACGGCACTGTCCGCGGCCCTCGTGGCGGGCGCGGCCGACCTCGTGCCGCTGTGGGCCTCGATGCTCCTGTGGGCACTCGTATGGGCGCTGTACCTGTCGATCGTCAACGTCGGGCAGACCTGGTACGCCTTCATGTGGGAATCGCTGCTCCTGGAAGCCGGCTTCCTTGCGATCTTCCTGGGCAACGCCCGGACGGCGCCCCCGGTCCTGGTGCTGTGGATGCTGCGGTGGCTGCTGTTCCGTCTGGAATTCGGGGCAGGGCTGATCAAACTGCGCGGCGACCCGTGCTGGCGCGACCTGACCTGCCTGTGCTACCACCACGAGACCCAGCCCATGCCCGGCCCCCTCAGCTGGTTCTTCCACCACCTGCCCCGACCGCTGCACCGGGTGGAGACCGCCGCGAACCACCTCGCCCAGCTCGGCGCCCCCCTGGCCCTGTTCGCGCCGCAACCCGTCGCGAGCGTGGCCGCCTGCGTCATCGTCGTCACGCAGCTCTGGCTCGTGGCGTCCGGCAACTTCGCCTGGCTCAACTGGCTTGCCCTGCTGCTCGCCCTCACCGCGATCGACGGAGGGCGGGCCGCCGAAGTCCTGCCGCTGCCCGGGCCCGCGGCGCAGGCCGCCCCGCCCGCCTGGTACGAGGGCGTCGTGCTGGCGGTCGCCGTCGTGGTGGTGGTGCTCAGTTACTGGCCGGTCCGCAACCTGCTGTCCCGGCACCAAGTGATGAACGCCTCCTTCAATCCGCTCCACCTGGTCAACACCTACGGAGCTTTCGGCTCCGTCGGCCGGGTCCGCCACGAGGTGGTGATCGAAGGCACCGACGAGTACGAGATCACCGACGACACGGTGTGGAAGGAGTACCGCTTCAAGGGCAAACCCGGCGATGCGCGCCGCCTCCCACCGCAGGTCGCCCCGTACCACCTCCGCCTGGACTGGCTGATGTGGTTCGCCGCCATCTCGCCCGCCTACGCGGCGCCCTGGTTCGGAGCGTTCATCGGAAAGCTCCTGGACAACGACCCGGCCACCCTCAGGCTTCTGCGCGGCAACCCCTTCCCCACCTCGCCGCCCGCCTGTATCCGCGCCCGCCTCTACCGCTACGCGTTCACCGACCGCCACGAGCTCCGCAGCAGCCGGATGTGGTGGCACCGCACGCTCGCGGGTGAATTCCTTCCGGCGGTCACGAAGGCACGTTGA
- a CDS encoding PP2C family protein-serine/threonine phosphatase has translation MFRPETDYKAVFRALPGAVALLTTDLVYQDANAAFLTMSGRTREQVIGRYLFDVFPDNPYDPAATGMRNLSASLQRVAATGERDAMALQRYDVEDPERPGEWEERYWSPVNVPVFAPDGTVALLLHRVEEVTELIRARDARSGGGAGGAGARAIFEAELYTRARELQEVNERLRQAHAREREVALHLQEAMLPAPRPLGHHQAAVRYRPATGALNVCGDWYDLVDLPEEGRTAIAVGDVVGHGLGAAGVMGQLRSALSAASRVADGPARALEVLGLYARSVEGAESTTAVSVFINWNSRTLTYSSAGHPPPALCHPDGTVTFLDQATDPPLGARPEHAPRPQAHTAFTEGAVLVVYTDGLIERRREDIDTGMQRLADSLVRHRAAVPDALADGLLADLIPPVGITDDTALVVLRL, from the coding sequence GTGTTCAGACCCGAAACCGACTACAAGGCGGTCTTTCGCGCCCTGCCCGGGGCCGTCGCGCTACTGACCACCGACCTGGTGTACCAGGATGCCAACGCGGCGTTCCTGACCATGTCCGGGCGCACCCGCGAGCAGGTCATCGGCCGCTATCTGTTCGACGTCTTCCCCGACAATCCGTACGATCCGGCCGCGACCGGGATGCGCAACCTGAGCGCCTCCCTGCAACGGGTCGCGGCCACCGGGGAACGCGACGCGATGGCCCTGCAACGCTACGACGTGGAGGATCCCGAGCGGCCCGGCGAGTGGGAGGAACGGTACTGGAGCCCGGTCAACGTTCCCGTCTTCGCCCCGGACGGCACCGTGGCACTCCTCCTGCACCGGGTGGAAGAGGTCACCGAACTCATCAGGGCCCGCGACGCCCGCAGTGGCGGGGGCGCCGGGGGCGCCGGGGCCCGCGCCATCTTCGAGGCCGAGCTCTACACCCGCGCCCGGGAACTCCAGGAGGTCAACGAACGCCTGCGCCAGGCCCACGCCCGCGAACGCGAAGTGGCTCTCCACCTCCAAGAGGCGATGCTGCCCGCGCCCCGCCCGCTCGGTCACCACCAGGCCGCCGTGCGCTACCGGCCCGCCACCGGCGCCCTGAACGTGTGCGGTGACTGGTACGACCTCGTCGACCTGCCCGAAGAGGGACGTACCGCCATCGCCGTGGGTGACGTCGTGGGCCACGGACTGGGCGCCGCCGGTGTGATGGGCCAGCTCCGCAGCGCGCTGTCGGCCGCCTCGCGCGTCGCCGACGGCCCCGCGCGGGCCCTGGAGGTCCTCGGCCTGTACGCCCGCTCAGTCGAAGGCGCCGAATCCACCACCGCCGTGTCCGTCTTCATCAACTGGAACAGCCGGACCCTCACCTACAGCAGCGCCGGGCACCCGCCGCCCGCACTCTGCCACCCCGACGGCACCGTGACCTTCCTCGACCAGGCCACCGACCCCCCACTCGGCGCCCGCCCCGAACACGCTCCCCGCCCCCAGGCGCACACCGCGTTCACGGAGGGCGCCGTCCTCGTCGTCTATACCGACGGACTCATCGAGCGCCGCCGCGAAGACATCGACACCGGCATGCAGCGGCTCGCCGATTCCCTCGTACGACACCGCGCCGCCGTCCCCGACGCCCTGGCCGACGGCCTGCTGGCCGACCTCATCCCGCCCGTCGGCATCACCGACGACACCGCCCTGGTCGTCCTGCGCCTGTGA
- a CDS encoding branched-chain amino acid aminotransferase encodes MTFPSLDDRDGVIWLDGQFVPWRDARLHVLTHGLHYGGGVFEGERVYDGHVFKLTEHTRRLHESARELGFRIPFSVEELDAATLELVREQGIGNGYVRPVAWRGSEQISVSGAGTSVHVAIATWEWPHVFSADAKRQGIRLGTSRWRRPAPDTAPVRAKAASLYNICTLARDAADEAGFDDALLLDYRGYVAEATGANLFLVTGDELHTPTADCFLAGITRQTVLGLASDLGIPVVERRILPEELGGFEECFLTGTAYEVQPVRAIDRHGYQVGKTTTALMEAYTRLVHSRGADRLPDGP; translated from the coding sequence GTGACCTTCCCCTCCCTCGACGACCGCGACGGCGTGATCTGGCTCGACGGGCAGTTCGTCCCCTGGCGCGACGCCCGTCTGCACGTCCTCACCCACGGTCTGCACTACGGCGGTGGAGTCTTCGAGGGCGAACGGGTCTACGACGGCCACGTCTTCAAACTGACGGAGCACACGCGGCGGCTTCACGAGTCGGCGCGGGAGCTCGGCTTCCGCATCCCGTTCTCCGTCGAGGAGCTCGACGCGGCGACGCTCGAACTCGTCCGCGAGCAGGGCATCGGCAACGGCTACGTCCGGCCCGTGGCATGGCGTGGCAGTGAGCAGATCAGCGTGTCCGGCGCCGGCACCTCCGTGCACGTCGCCATAGCCACCTGGGAGTGGCCGCATGTCTTCTCGGCCGACGCCAAGCGGCAGGGCATCCGCCTGGGCACCTCGCGCTGGCGGCGGCCGGCACCCGACACCGCTCCCGTACGGGCCAAGGCGGCCTCCCTGTACAACATCTGCACGCTGGCGCGCGACGCCGCCGACGAAGCCGGCTTCGACGACGCGCTGCTGCTGGACTACCGCGGTTATGTCGCGGAGGCCACCGGGGCCAACCTCTTCCTCGTGACCGGGGACGAGCTGCACACGCCGACGGCCGACTGCTTCCTCGCCGGCATCACCCGGCAGACGGTGCTCGGCCTGGCCAGCGACCTCGGCATCCCGGTGGTCGAGCGGCGCATCCTCCCCGAGGAGCTCGGTGGTTTCGAGGAGTGCTTCCTCACCGGGACGGCGTACGAGGTCCAGCCCGTCCGGGCCATCGACCGGCACGGGTACCAGGTGGGCAAGACGACCACCGCCCTGATGGAGGCGTACACCCGCCTGGTCCACTCGCGGGGCGCCGACCGGCTTCCCGACGGGCCCTGA
- a CDS encoding ATP-grasp domain-containing protein, translated as MTAPRAPRPTVVLVYQRTSLRWVFDSALRAGIDLVLVPRPDESVSPDRLPPAVVDVLPLDVEGDPAKALAVLRERYESTPFDGITTLYDPAVPFVADVAEALGLPGLGSADARAVQDKRIMRRRLAEAGLNVPGFIVLDDPGAWDGDTGLTFPVVVKPANGFSSLGVTKADSAEQLDAVIESVWEVCRTKLSQATGLIVEEYLDGPELAVESLAHRGEVTVLSIGYKGEPTGPYFEEGVYRAPAPLPEDVREAVVREVAAAHAALGVTDGPAHTELRLRGGVRPYLLELGARVGGSGVSHYIAEHVTGADLAADALRVAAGLAPVGVNDSMSVGVSAGLDGGVPGSPARLARATGAAANYIVPCGGSGRITAIHGLDELAEDPRVDHIVQMLHPGDVVRPYPDFTGYPAFVLSHHTSTEDAEEFHRSLESRIRIDYAPTGAAQ; from the coding sequence GTGACAGCCCCACGCGCGCCGCGCCCCACCGTCGTCCTCGTCTACCAGCGCACCTCGCTCCGCTGGGTCTTCGACAGCGCGCTGCGCGCCGGAATCGACCTCGTCCTCGTTCCCCGCCCCGACGAGTCCGTATCGCCCGACCGGCTCCCGCCCGCCGTGGTGGACGTCCTCCCGCTGGACGTGGAAGGCGATCCGGCCAAGGCCCTGGCCGTCCTGCGGGAACGGTACGAGAGCACCCCGTTCGACGGCATCACCACGCTCTACGACCCGGCCGTGCCGTTCGTCGCCGACGTAGCCGAAGCCCTCGGCCTGCCCGGCCTCGGCAGCGCCGACGCGCGGGCGGTACAGGACAAGCGGATCATGCGACGCCGACTGGCCGAAGCCGGACTGAACGTGCCCGGCTTCATCGTCCTGGACGACCCCGGCGCCTGGGACGGGGACACCGGCCTCACCTTCCCGGTGGTGGTCAAGCCGGCGAACGGCTTCTCCAGCCTCGGCGTGACCAAGGCCGACAGCGCGGAGCAGCTCGACGCCGTGATCGAGTCGGTCTGGGAGGTCTGCCGGACCAAGCTGAGCCAAGCCACCGGTCTGATCGTCGAGGAGTACCTGGACGGCCCGGAACTCGCCGTCGAGTCCCTCGCCCATCGCGGCGAGGTCACGGTGCTCTCCATCGGATACAAGGGAGAGCCGACCGGCCCGTACTTCGAGGAGGGCGTCTACCGGGCACCGGCTCCGCTCCCCGAGGACGTCCGGGAAGCGGTGGTACGCGAAGTGGCCGCAGCACACGCCGCTCTCGGGGTGACCGACGGCCCGGCCCACACGGAACTGCGGCTGCGCGGCGGCGTACGCCCGTACCTGCTGGAACTCGGTGCCCGCGTCGGCGGCTCCGGCGTCTCCCACTACATCGCCGAGCACGTCACCGGAGCCGATCTGGCCGCCGACGCGCTGCGCGTCGCCGCAGGACTCGCACCCGTCGGCGTGAACGACAGCATGTCCGTCGGCGTGTCCGCCGGCCTGGACGGCGGGGTGCCCGGCTCACCGGCGCGGCTGGCGCGGGCGACCGGCGCGGCGGCCAACTACATCGTTCCGTGCGGTGGATCGGGCCGGATCACCGCGATCCACGGTCTGGACGAGCTGGCCGAAGACCCGCGCGTGGACCACATCGTGCAGATGCTGCACCCGGGCGACGTGGTGCGTCCGTACCCCGACTTCACCGGCTATCCGGCGTTCGTCCTCTCCCACCACACGTCCACCGAGGACGCGGAGGAATTCCACCGCTCCCTCGAAAGCCGCATCCGCATCGACTACGCACCGACAGGGGCCGCACAGTGA
- a CDS encoding DMT family transporter, translated as MRDDHGRTGRRGGSGRLGVPVLSCLMVLLLATGWVVSGRLVSDTPPLAVAAGRTGASFLVISAISALRPRSWPAIRAGASRRRAVVLLAFLGFFAYYTGTLLGVDRIGASQVGLVVSLLPCITFAIGSVAFREPTNARKALGTVLAVAATLGYAVEGGSASGGTGAGVLLTGVLFALAGTFAYALYGYVYRQHMADVPPMAALPAVTGVGTVMLGLAAVAFAPLGAIDATQWAGVALLGAVLTAPVFLISHELIVRKGPLFTSAVALMVPFLVRLGEWAWGAADAPSLISVLFLGLCSAGVWMTVAPSSSGPAAEEPRPVPSTESGRSTP; from the coding sequence ATGCGCGACGATCACGGGCGCACCGGGCGCCGAGGCGGCAGCGGCCGCCTCGGCGTCCCCGTCCTGTCCTGCCTGATGGTGCTGTTGCTGGCGACAGGCTGGGTGGTGTCCGGGCGGCTGGTGAGCGACACCCCGCCGCTGGCCGTCGCGGCCGGCCGCACCGGGGCCAGCTTCCTGGTGATCAGCGCGATCTCCGCGCTGCGGCCACGGAGCTGGCCCGCCATCCGGGCCGGCGCGAGCCGCCGGCGGGCCGTCGTCCTCCTGGCCTTCCTGGGGTTCTTCGCCTACTACACGGGCACGCTGCTCGGCGTCGACCGGATCGGTGCCTCCCAGGTGGGCCTCGTGGTGTCCCTCCTGCCGTGCATCACGTTCGCGATCGGCAGCGTGGCCTTCCGTGAACCCACCAACGCGCGCAAGGCCCTCGGGACCGTCCTCGCCGTCGCCGCGACGCTCGGCTACGCCGTCGAAGGTGGCTCGGCGAGCGGAGGCACCGGGGCGGGCGTGTTGCTCACCGGTGTCCTGTTCGCCCTCGCCGGCACCTTCGCGTACGCCCTGTACGGCTACGTGTACCGGCAGCACATGGCCGACGTACCGCCCATGGCCGCACTGCCCGCGGTGACGGGCGTGGGCACCGTCATGCTCGGACTCGCCGCGGTCGCCTTCGCACCCCTGGGTGCGATCGACGCCACGCAGTGGGCCGGAGTCGCCCTGCTCGGCGCGGTGCTCACCGCGCCCGTCTTCCTCATCTCCCACGAACTGATCGTGCGCAAGGGCCCGTTGTTCACCTCCGCAGTCGCCCTGATGGTGCCGTTCCTGGTGAGGCTGGGGGAGTGGGCGTGGGGTGCGGCGGACGCGCCGAGCCTGATCTCGGTCCTGTTCCTGGGACTGTGCTCGGCGGGTGTGTGGATGACGGTCGCCCCTTCGTCTTCCGGGCCGGCGGCGGAAGAACCCCGACCCGTCCCCTCGACAGAATCTGGAAGAAGCACTCCGTGA
- a CDS encoding DUF6421 family protein produces the protein MTTSAPLTAALRAEAADLHRSLVPKVNSFRLRQADDGTVPEPQAADRELLLAIRDEATAWYRRNDRSHQADALVADVDGWLADGLDSAPHFARSRDALQPPADGSPVFFLAPAQTTNSVPPVGKRLDCFFALRKEPDALTQLATTFPHPKNNCQSLVLITGSDGFAHGNCLVFFPENVAARDKVQEQPYAMFFYNKMRKIHETYALPGAESVLTAESVPRASSGLAPEVCYEARAIWGYLHDSMHYQGRWPFDQHISLKMNWFVGLLEETKVDAKTALACAGGGVPFAQEQIDMILLERIFRYPQADDATRNFDSGTGVLLYSWLRAHGALTGSPETGGLLHFDRDKTLDALRAFVATVEELEEQVTTDDEYRTAAKALVRTYLPEGEVKQRFRFTEDQSALLRAKQPLAALPPLRFAEAEW, from the coding sequence GTGACGACGAGCGCCCCTCTCACCGCCGCCCTGCGCGCCGAAGCGGCGGACCTCCACCGATCCCTCGTCCCCAAGGTCAACAGCTTCCGCCTGCGCCAGGCCGACGACGGAACGGTGCCGGAGCCGCAGGCCGCGGACCGGGAGCTGCTCCTCGCGATCCGGGACGAGGCGACCGCCTGGTACCGCCGCAACGACCGGTCCCACCAGGCCGACGCGCTGGTCGCCGACGTGGACGGATGGCTCGCCGACGGCCTCGACAGCGCGCCCCACTTCGCCCGCTCCCGGGACGCGCTGCAGCCGCCGGCGGACGGCTCGCCGGTCTTCTTCCTGGCTCCCGCGCAGACCACCAACAGCGTGCCGCCGGTCGGCAAGCGGCTCGACTGCTTCTTCGCGCTGCGCAAGGAGCCCGACGCCCTGACGCAACTGGCCACGACCTTCCCGCACCCCAAGAACAACTGCCAGTCCCTGGTCCTCATCACGGGCAGCGACGGCTTCGCCCACGGCAACTGCCTGGTGTTCTTCCCGGAGAACGTGGCCGCGCGCGACAAGGTCCAAGAGCAGCCGTACGCGATGTTCTTCTACAACAAGATGCGGAAGATCCACGAGACGTACGCGCTCCCCGGCGCCGAGTCGGTCCTCACCGCCGAGTCCGTGCCCCGGGCCTCGTCCGGGCTGGCCCCCGAGGTCTGCTACGAGGCCCGCGCGATCTGGGGCTACCTGCACGACTCCATGCACTACCAGGGGCGTTGGCCGTTCGACCAGCACATCTCCCTGAAGATGAACTGGTTCGTCGGCCTCCTCGAAGAGACCAAGGTCGACGCCAAGACCGCCCTCGCCTGCGCGGGCGGCGGGGTGCCGTTCGCGCAGGAGCAGATCGACATGATCCTGCTGGAGCGGATCTTCCGCTATCCGCAGGCGGACGACGCCACCCGGAACTTCGACTCCGGTACGGGCGTCCTCCTCTACTCCTGGCTTCGCGCGCACGGCGCCCTGACCGGATCGCCCGAGACCGGCGGGCTGCTGCACTTCGATCGGGACAAGACCCTCGACGCCCTGCGCGCGTTCGTCGCCACCGTCGAGGAGCTCGAAGAGCAGGTCACCACCGATGACGAGTACCGGACCGCGGCCAAGGCGCTCGTCCGTACCTACCTGCCCGAGGGTGAGGTGAAGCAGCGGTTCCGCTTCACCGAGGACCAGAGCGCGCTGCTGCGGGCCAAGCAGCCGCTGGCGGCGCTGCCGCCGCTGCGGTTCGCAGAAGCCGAGTGGTGA
- a CDS encoding bacilysin biosynthesis protein BacA encodes MTTESHRHLGTGLGVDSIRYVHTLGPQGTNLEAAAHEWLHRRGIDGKIELHASLEAALDAVPDDGEHALAACAVYPDLHTLTFGNLHRLRMVDSFIMPTHNMVLASAGADDPRTVSTHPAPVGLVPADAESRLVLSNSQAAIDCAAGRTEGCITTIVAAERHGLRVLRDFGPVPMVFTIHQVLATGDEAADRREILGATP; translated from the coding sequence ATGACCACCGAGTCCCACCGCCATCTGGGCACGGGCTTAGGCGTGGACAGCATCCGCTACGTCCATACCCTCGGCCCGCAGGGCACGAACCTGGAAGCCGCCGCCCATGAGTGGCTGCACCGGCGAGGCATAGACGGGAAGATCGAACTCCACGCGTCGCTGGAGGCGGCCCTCGACGCGGTACCCGACGACGGGGAGCACGCACTGGCCGCCTGTGCGGTCTATCCGGATCTGCACACGCTGACCTTCGGCAACCTGCACCGGTTGCGCATGGTCGACAGCTTCATCATGCCGACCCACAACATGGTCCTGGCGAGCGCGGGCGCGGACGATCCCCGTACCGTCTCCACGCACCCCGCCCCGGTCGGACTCGTTCCGGCGGACGCCGAGTCGCGGCTGGTGCTGAGCAACTCCCAGGCTGCCATCGACTGCGCGGCCGGCCGTACCGAGGGCTGCATCACGACCATCGTCGCCGCCGAGCGGCACGGACTGCGTGTCCTGCGGGACTTCGGTCCGGTCCCCATGGTCTTCACCATCCACCAAGTGCTCGCGACGGGCGACGAGGCAGCAGACCGACGCGAGATCCTCGGGGCGACGCCGTGA
- a CDS encoding DinB family protein — protein MTESKPKADLLRYLQAAREALLWKLDGLSEYDIRRPLTPTGTNLLGLVKHVASVELGYFGETFGRPSGEPLPWFADDAEPNADMWATADESREQIVGLYHRSWKHSDETIAALTLDAIGHVAWWPEDRSEVTLHQILVHVIAETHRHVGHADIVRELIDGVVGLREGNDNIPPGDELAWEKHRLRLERVAKEVGHG, from the coding sequence ATGACCGAATCGAAGCCGAAGGCCGACCTTCTCCGTTACCTGCAAGCCGCCCGCGAGGCCCTGCTGTGGAAGCTCGACGGGCTCTCGGAGTACGACATCCGGCGTCCGCTGACGCCGACCGGCACGAATCTGCTGGGCCTGGTCAAGCACGTCGCCAGTGTGGAACTGGGCTATTTCGGGGAGACGTTCGGGCGGCCTTCCGGCGAGCCGCTGCCCTGGTTCGCGGACGACGCCGAACCCAACGCGGACATGTGGGCCACTGCCGACGAGTCGCGCGAACAGATCGTCGGGCTGTACCACCGGTCGTGGAAGCACTCTGACGAAACGATCGCGGCGCTGACGCTCGACGCGATCGGCCACGTGGCGTGGTGGCCCGAGGACCGGAGCGAGGTGACGCTGCACCAGATCCTGGTGCACGTGATCGCCGAGACCCACCGGCACGTCGGCCACGCCGACATCGTCCGTGAGCTCATCGACGGGGTGGTCGGTCTGCGCGAAGGGAACGACAACATACCGCCGGGCGACGAGCTGGCCTGGGAGAAGCACCGGCTCCGGCTGGAGCGCGTGGCCAAGGAAGTCGGTCACGGCTGA
- a CDS encoding glycosyltransferase family 2 protein, with protein sequence MSLPRIGVVVVTMGTRPRELDALIASVMEQDVPPARIVLVGNATPLTDVPAGVTKIPLEENLGCPGGRNVGLGLLCESGEVDVVIELDDDGLLIADDVFRKVRQLYLADPALGIVSFRVADEFGRTERRWVPRLRAGDPMRRGLVTAFLGGGHALSVPMLREIGLWPGQFFFGHEETDLAWRAIDAGWKILYEPELVLQHPRTSPARHAVYFRNTARNRVWLAKRRLPFPLLPVYLGVWTLLTLARINSLPGLKSWTAGFVEGIRTSCGPRKPMKWRTVWRLTRLGRPPII encoded by the coding sequence ATGTCGTTGCCACGCATCGGAGTCGTCGTCGTCACGATGGGCACGCGCCCGCGAGAGCTGGACGCCCTGATCGCCTCCGTCATGGAACAGGACGTACCTCCCGCGCGGATCGTCCTGGTCGGAAACGCGACTCCTCTCACCGACGTCCCGGCCGGCGTGACAAAGATCCCGCTCGAAGAGAACCTGGGCTGTCCCGGCGGCCGTAACGTCGGATTGGGTCTCTTGTGCGAGTCGGGCGAAGTGGACGTCGTCATCGAGCTGGACGATGACGGGCTGCTCATCGCCGACGACGTGTTCCGCAAGGTGCGGCAGCTGTACCTGGCCGATCCCGCGCTCGGGATCGTGTCGTTCCGCGTCGCCGACGAGTTCGGGAGGACCGAGCGGCGCTGGGTGCCCCGGCTGCGTGCCGGCGATCCGATGCGCCGGGGGCTGGTGACCGCCTTCCTCGGGGGCGGCCATGCCCTCTCGGTGCCGATGCTGCGCGAGATCGGCCTCTGGCCGGGGCAGTTCTTCTTCGGCCATGAAGAGACCGACCTGGCCTGGCGGGCGATCGACGCCGGCTGGAAGATCCTCTACGAACCCGAGCTCGTGCTGCAGCATCCGAGGACCTCCCCGGCTCGGCACGCGGTGTACTTCCGGAACACCGCGCGCAACCGTGTGTGGCTCGCGAAGCGCCGCCTCCCCTTCCCCCTGCTGCCGGTGTACCTGGGCGTATGGACGCTCCTCACCTTGGCCAGAATCAACTCCCTGCCCGGGCTGAAGTCCTGGACCGCTGGATTCGTCGAGGGCATCCGCACGTCGTGCGGTCCCCGCAAGCCGATGAAATGGCGCACGGTCTGGCGTTTGACCCGCCTCGGCCGGCCGCCGATCATCTGA
- a CDS encoding RICIN domain-containing protein produces MSLLTATVLLQASPSQAADQPTRSIQNRGNYMCMDLKSYDEHTAVTMYRCTDHLSAKWNWNSDGTIQNVGGSLCMDLESYAEFTAVTTYRCSDHPSARWSYRPDGTIQNLGSGLCMDLTSYDEHTPVTMYRCTNHVSASWARG; encoded by the coding sequence ATGTCCCTGCTCACGGCCACGGTTCTGCTGCAGGCGAGCCCGAGCCAGGCGGCCGACCAGCCGACGCGGTCGATTCAGAACCGCGGGAATTACATGTGCATGGACCTCAAGTCCTACGACGAACACACCGCCGTGACGATGTACCGCTGCACCGACCATCTGAGCGCCAAATGGAATTGGAACTCCGACGGAACAATTCAGAACGTCGGCGGAAGCCTCTGCATGGACCTTGAGTCCTACGCGGAATTCACGGCGGTCACCACGTACCGGTGCAGCGACCATCCCAGCGCGCGGTGGAGCTACCGGCCCGACGGCACGATCCAGAATCTCGGCAGCGGCCTGTGCATGGACCTCACTTCGTACGACGAACACACCCCGGTGACCATGTACCGCTGCACCAACCACGTCAGCGCCAGCTGGGCCCGCGGCTAG